Proteins encoded within one genomic window of Christensenellaceae bacterium:
- a CDS encoding four helix bundle protein has protein sequence MTKERDLMHDRDKSLRIPKTVDDAEGKINSIQDEVSIGHAAAMARGQRFDKTQAQKDASWRDREWESVCKIPAESSDLIVITVIKKLGAYIILVTQRSPAKFRGVFVNRMQNFVLEALQDLLRANFLRMDSGENKKERENLQKEAIIRLKMLGYVAMVAESAGCILPKQYKQISVQTGEAINLIAAWKRSDDQRWKKNRNGF, from the coding sequence GTGACAAAAGAGAGGGATTTAATGCATGACCGCGATAAGAGTTTAAGGATACCGAAAACTGTTGATGACGCTGAGGGCAAAATCAACAGCATTCAAGATGAAGTGTCAATAGGTCATGCTGCGGCTATGGCCAGGGGCCAAAGATTTGACAAAACTCAGGCGCAAAAAGATGCCTCTTGGCGCGACCGTGAATGGGAAAGCGTTTGTAAAATCCCTGCTGAGAGCAGTGACCTTATTGTGATAACTGTCATTAAAAAGCTTGGAGCTTATATAATTTTGGTTACTCAAAGGTCTCCTGCAAAATTCCGCGGAGTGTTTGTGAACCGGATGCAGAATTTTGTGCTTGAAGCCTTACAAGACTTGTTGCGGGCAAACTTTTTGAGGATGGACAGTGGGGAGAACAAGAAAGAGCGTGAGAACTTGCAAAAAGAAGCAATCATCAGGCTTAAAATGCTTGGGTATGTTGCCATGGTGGCTGAGAGCGCAGGCTGCATTTTGCCAAAGCAGTATAAACAGATTTCTGTCCAGACAGGGGAGGCTATCAACTTGATTGCGGCATGGAAGAGAAGTGACGACCAGAGATGGAAGAAAAATAGAAATGGATTTTAG